Proteins encoded together in one uncultured Desulfosarcina sp. window:
- a CDS encoding AbrB/MazE/SpoVT family DNA-binding domain-containing protein, with protein MHKQVRTRDTKIVPIGNSKGIRIPKALLQKYGLKDSLLIEETDQGLLLRNKEESKLSWKDTFKAMADEKEQWDDFDTTLLDGLEDENFDY; from the coding sequence ATGCATAAACAGGTTCGAACAAGAGACACAAAAATAGTTCCCATCGGTAATTCTAAAGGAATCCGCATTCCCAAAGCACTCCTTCAAAAATATGGCCTGAAAGATTCCCTGTTAATAGAAGAAACGGATCAAGGGCTGCTCCTTCGAAATAAGGAAGAAAGCAAGCTTTCCTGGAAAGATACCTTTAAAGCCATGGCCGATGAAAAAGAACAATGGGACGATTTCGACACAACGCTCCTTGACGGCCTGGAGGATGAAAATTTTGATTATTAA
- a CDS encoding type II toxin-antitoxin system PemK/MazF family toxin, producing the protein MKILIIKRYEIYFADLNPTIGSEIKKVRPVVIISQDEMNKYLDTVVVCPLTSKLHPQWRTRLQIKCAGKNAEVAVDQIRTISKQRLKKKTDQLSPNKAAQLRKLITDMYGE; encoded by the coding sequence ATGAAAATTTTGATTATTAAACGGTACGAAATCTATTTCGCCGATCTTAATCCCACCATAGGTAGTGAAATAAAAAAAGTACGTCCCGTCGTTATCATCAGCCAGGACGAAATGAACAAATATCTGGATACCGTCGTTGTCTGTCCATTAACATCTAAATTGCACCCGCAATGGAGGACACGCCTTCAAATCAAATGTGCCGGGAAAAATGCCGAGGTCGCTGTTGATCAAATTCGTACAATCAGCAAACAACGATTAAAAAAGAAAACAGACCAGTTATCTCCGAACAAGGCAGCCCAGTTACGCAAACTGATAACGGATATGTACGGCGAATAA
- a CDS encoding GNAT family N-acetyltransferase, which yields MPDQKAATQSMTISAASTEDAKAIAKIVSLSNKDVAVKFGITKENNPKHPSFYDEAWALADFERGEEYFLYKINDENAGCVAFEQPNPEVGYLNRLSVLPAYRKRGIGAALVRHVFQYARTKGVPEINIGIIAENTDLMNWYIKLGFVENGLKKFPHLPFDVLFMKYYLRY from the coding sequence GTGCCCGACCAAAAGGCGGCAACCCAATCAATGACTATTTCCGCTGCAAGCACCGAGGATGCGAAAGCAATCGCAAAAATCGTATCGCTGTCGAACAAAGATGTGGCCGTTAAGTTCGGCATCACGAAAGAGAACAATCCCAAACACCCTTCCTTCTATGATGAAGCATGGGCGTTGGCTGACTTTGAAAGAGGGGAAGAGTATTTCTTATACAAAATCAATGACGAAAATGCAGGTTGCGTGGCCTTCGAGCAACCCAATCCCGAAGTTGGCTATCTCAACCGGTTGTCTGTGCTGCCTGCTTATCGAAAGCGGGGAATTGGAGCGGCGCTTGTTCGGCATGTTTTTCAATATGCGCGGACGAAGGGGGTCCCTGAAATCAACATTGGGATCATCGCCGAAAATACAGATTTAATGAATTGGTATATAAAATTGGGGTTCGTGGAAAATGGACTTAAAAAATTTCCACACTTGCCGTTTGATGTGTTGTTTATGAAATATTATTTAAGGTATTGA